Within Bacteroidota bacterium, the genomic segment CCTCATTGGCAAAGTAACACCGTCGCAGTTTGATGTGCTGTATGATATCAGGCAGGACTACATCCGCATTTACGGGCTCCTGGGAGATCGCCGGCTTTCCAGTGCTGATATCCGCTCGATGTTAGCCGGATTCAATTTCGATAGCCGCATCAAGTACTTGCTTGGGATTCGTAATCAGCTTCGCGTCAGCCCTGGCTATGAATACATGCGCCCGCCAGATGACATTGAATCCAGAATCTACACACCCGGTGGTATACCTATTTCGCCATCATTACGCAAACAAATAGGTTGGTAGAAGTTCGCTGCCGGCAAAAAATTGGGTTTGGTCAGAATATGTGTTAAATCGCACAATCCGACCCCGTTACTGCGGCGCAGAAACAGTAACAAAATGATCTTCATGCACGCTCACCTGACCTCCAGAGGTTAAACCATGTCTTAAAGCCGTTTGGCGTACCGCATTTGCACTGCAGGGGACCAGTTAGTGGGATGCGTCTGTCGCGCCAGACAACCAAAGTAGCGTATGAAGCAGCAGCCTGTAGGTTGCACCGTATTTCTGTCAACCATTAATCCATGGTGAACAAGATGAAATAGGGGAAAGGAGGTCCAACTGGACCTCCTTTCTGCTTTCTCATGGCGTTGAATGGCTGACTCAAATTGGGCGAGGTACAATCGAAAGAAGACCGCACGTATTGTCACATGTCTTCAACATCGGTCAGGCGAAGATACTGCGTCATGTCGGCTGCGGCTTTTGAATGCACCGGGATTTTGCTAGCTTACACCGACCATGCCAACTATCGCTAGCGCTATGTCCAGGTTTATCATCATCTTTATCCTGTTTTTCTTAGCAAGCAGTTGCAAAAGCCAGGTGCCGGCCGACGTAAAAGCGGTAATAGACACAGTGCTGGATCACGCAGAATCAGCATCTATGTATAGAAACGGGGTGGACTGGCCAGCATTACGGGGAGAAGTATACAGCCTTGCAGCTGAAGCAGATTCGATTCCCGACCTTGGGCCAGCGATCCAACACATGCTAACAACCCTGGGTGATGAGCACGGCAGGTTTCTCTACAACTACCAGCACATCGCGTTTTACAATGGCCCCGAAAAGCCCCATCTCAAAGGGATAGATGTGGACATGTACAACCAAATCCAACTTGGGCAGACCTACGCTTTTGGGGCCGACCTGATCGCGCCTGGTGTTGGGTATGTACGCATTGTGGGCATGCCAATGGGCGACAATACGCAGATGTCACAAGACATTCAGGACGCTGTTTGTGCGCAAGTGGCAAAAGGAGCGGAAGACTGGGTTGTGGATCTGCGCTATAACGGTGGCGGTAACATGTTTCCAATGGTTGAAGGCCTGGCTGCCATTATCGGCGACGGACACGTTGGGGGAGCTGTTGGGTTGACTCCGGAAGAAAACGTGACCTGGCACGTAGTAGATGGAGATTTTTACTATGCCGATCAGTCTGTACAGTTGGAAAATGCCTGTAGGTACGAGAGGCTGCCGAAAGTAGCTGTGTTGACGAGCATGTATACGGCGAGCTCAGGCGAGGTTGTTGCCGTTGTATTCAAAGGACGCGAGAAAACGCGGTTCTTTGGCGAGCCGACGCATGGACTAACCACGGTGAACGATTGGACACCAATCGATAGTTTGTCAGTACTTATGCTGTCTGTTAGCACATACCAGAGCCGAGACGGCGTTGTGCACAAATCGTACGTTGAAGCTGATGAGCACATCCCATACCACCCGAATCCGCTATCAGATGATGATGAGGGTGTAAAGGCTGCGTTGGACTGGTTAAAAACAGACAAGTGAATGGGCATCAACGCATTTTGTTGAGGAGCTTATGGATTTGTTAAATACACCTGAACGATCAGCAGCCCATCAGCCGGCGCCTGGCATTTATGTGTTGCCCATTGTGCAGGCAACAACGGCTACCTTTTCCGACCTGTACATTCGAGATACGGCCCTTTTCTTTATTGAAAACGGAAGCAAGCGGGTCATGCACGCGGGTGGCAGTGAGCTTATTGGAGAAACGGGCGATGTGATGGTTTTTCCATCTGACGCTGTTGTTATGATCGAAAACCGTACCTGGTCTGGCGCCGATTATCGCGCTGTTGGGATTACCTTCGACAAGACACTTGTTGCACAAATTTTTGAACATGCCGCGCCCGGACGAACTACGCAGCCTGTGCAAGTGGTTTCGCCAACTCCAGGCGAAACAGATCATATGTTAAACACCGTCCGGAATACAACGACGGATGCGACATTGCCGACGCCAATTGTGACGCATCGCTTTCTCGAGTTGCTTGTCTGGATCAAAGCAATGGGTGTAAACCTGACGGCTCCGGTTGATGATAGTCCGCTGGGGCAGGTCCGGGCGTTACTCGAAACAGACCTGACCCATCCCTGGCGTTCAAAAGAAGTGGCAGATCACTTTGCGATGAGTGAGGCCACAATGCGGCGCTGGCTGGCGCAAACAGGGGATAGCTTCTCCAAAATCCTGATTAACTCCCGCCTCGAACGCGGACTGAGTTTGCTGCAAACCACGGCAGCGTCCATTTCGGAAATAGCGCTGAACTGTGGCTTCAAAACCCCCTCACATTTCTCCGATTCGTTTAAAATGCGCTTTGGCATTCCTCCGAAATCCATTCGGGACGCAAAAAGTTGATCGAAATCCGAAAGGAGTTGCAAGAATCTCGGAAGTGCCGGCAGGTAAGAAGTGGTATTATGAATCTGTTCTTGTTTTACAAATGGAATGGATTTGAAAAATGTCGAATAAACGCTTTGTTGTTTGCCTGCTCCTTGCCGGCCTTTTTACGACCACAGTAACCGCGCAGGACTTTACGCTGTCCAGCAACGACATCTCGGAAGGCCAACAACTGGCTGCTGCCCAAGTCTTCCAGGGATTTGGGTGTGAAGGAGAGAACATCTCACCACAACTATCCTGGTCGAATGCGCCGGCAGGGACCAAAAGTTTTGTTGTTACCGCTTATGACCCGGATGCACCCACTGGATCTGGCTGGTGGCATTGGAACGTGGTTAATATTCCGGCAGACGTCATGTCGCTGGACGCTGGTGCAGGGGGCAAAAATGGGATGCCTGAAGGCGCCTCTCAGTTGCGCAACGATTACGGCACGCCCGGATTTGGCGGCGCGTGCCCACCACCAGGCGAAGTTCATCGGTACCAGTTTACCGTTTATGCCCTGGGTACGATGTTAGAGTTGCCGCCACAGCCAAGCAATGCGCTGGCCGGCTTCATGACCCGCGCCAACGCATTGGCTAGCGCCAGCATCACAGCCGTCTATACACGATAGGGGGCCCCCATACCTGGCAGCAAACATATAAATCCCGTAAAATTTATGTGTTTGCTGTTACAGGATGCGCGTCTAAAGTTTTGCGTATCTCTAGCATTCAGCGAAAACGAAAAGAGAGGAAGGACCGGGCGTCCGCAGCCGGCGGCTGGGATCAACTGCGTTTTCATAGTGTTTTTTTAACAAACACCTTCACCGAGTTATGTGTCCAGGATGCAGTGCTTTAGATGGGCATTCTGCATCCTCGGTAGTAGCCTTGTTTACAATGCCAGTCTTTAATAGACTATAGTATGTCCTTGTATCCGGTCACTTTTAGAGCTGAGGATATGACAGCACACCGATGTCTATTGGGTTTTATCTTCTCTGTGATTTTTGCGCCCTCTGCGTTTGGACAAGTGTGTCACCTTCCCGTTGAGGCTATTACGCGACCATTCAGTGCACCTGGGTACGTGGAATTATTCGCTCCACGAGTTGGAGTAAACACGCCCAAGTATGATACTGCTGCAAACATCACGTTGCCTGATGACTTCGTTTGCAACGCAGTTGAACGAATCGGTGCTAAAAGCAGTGCCTTGGGGGGGATGGCTGGCTATGTACAGCCGGCTGCAATGCAAGCTTTGCTTCGTATGGAGTTCGCGACCTGGGAAAATGAAGCCTGGCAGCCTGCCTTTGCTGAGCAACACGTGTACAATGAAAATGGGGAATTATCAAATACCATATTTCAGGGATGGATTGGTAATTCCTGGCTCAACAACTCGCAAGTGGTGTTTGAATATGATGCGCGCGGGTTAAATCTTTCTAAGATTTGGCAAGAAGCGGAGGGCGAATCCTGGCGTAGTTACCGCCGTCAAGTCAACACGTGGAATGTATTGGGTGAACTTACTGAAACTGTACGTGAGGACTGGCTAGATGGGAATTGGATAGCAAGCCGCAGGGATTTAATGTCTTATGAGAATGGTTTATTGGTTGAGGAAGTCCTGCAGAGCCTGGTTGATATGCGTTGGCAAAGTGCTTTCAGATATACGCAGGCATACGACGGGCAGGGGCGCCAGGTATATTCTCAGTCTGAATATTACGATGATTTAGCATCGAAATGGGTCGCTAATGGGCGCGGCGCTGTGGATTATGGCGATACTTATACTGAATTTAGCTCCCAATTATGGGATTCGGATGCGCGAGACTGGTTCACATACAGCCGAGCGTACGTTGAACTCAATGTTCGAGGAAATCCTGTGTTGGACACCCGGTCTTGGAGAGATTTGAAATCAGCATGGATATTTGTAGAACGGGTCGTTTACACGTACAACGATGCCGGCTTAACTTCTGAGCGCCTGGTCCAGCGATTTAGGGATGCAGAATGGCAAAATCATGGCCTTTATGAAAGTACGTATGATATTGACGGCAATCTGATAAGTCAGTCCTGGAGCAGTTGGGATAGTGACGAAAACGTCTGGCGTCGCAGCTCGAGGCGGACGTATACCTACCAGTCCGCAGCTATCGAAAATGGTGCTGTGCAGTCGCTTGTTTCAGTAGCGTTGTACCCGCAGCCAGCGCGCAATTATGTCTTGTTTGATGTTACCCTGGGAAAAGAGCCTACACAACTTGTTGTTGCGGTGTACGATATGCTTGGGCGAGAAGTCGCCCGACTACGCGATGACCCTCAGGCAGTGGGCAGGCTGCAAATAGACTGGCAACCCGGGCAGCTTGCTGCGGGGATATATCTAGTCCGTGTTCAGGCCGGCCAACATGTTGAGACAAAAAAGCTGGTGCTGGCGAATTAGGCAGCGAGACGTCTAAGCGATGAGATTTTGATTTTGCTATAACACAGGCGCGGGTACCCGCTTGAGGATAAATTTGCGGGCTTGCTCTACCTCATTTAACACCAGTTCTTCGCCATTTAATTCATACGTGTACAGCCCACTCGGATAAGCGCGAACAAGATAGGTTGTCGACCAGAGTCCGCAGCCAGCTTCATTGCAGCCCACATCGATCTGGACCGTCTTGTCGCCCATCAGGGTGTAGGTGCCGCCACAGGCATTGCACATTTCATTTCCAGCAACCTGGCCGGACACCAAAAAACTGATGGTAAAATCGCCGGCGTTTGGGCGCTCGGTTTGCGTATCAGGGGCGCTTGTTTCTGTGATGGTCCATGTTGTGCCTGCCAACGCAGTACTGGCCGGCGGGTTGTCGACGGATGTACATCCTGCAAAGCATAAGGCAGCCAGGCATGCTGCAAAGCAGAGAAAGCAGAGTACTGTGCGTGTGGTTTTGTAGGGTAACATGGCCAGGTAGTTTGTGTGGAGGGTTCGTTGAATAGACAACGGTAGTATCACTTTATTCCACAAGACATCAGGCCGGCACCAACTTCGTAAAACAATTTCCTGCACGGTCCGTCTTACTCAACGACATATCTACAGGACCTTGTAAAAACAAGGCCTTCAAAATGGTGGATATACGCCATTACACCTGTGTGCAAAATACGCTAGCATGATATTTCATTTCATGCCGCCACTTTGAAATTGCGTAAGTGTAGAGCGCCAAGAGCATTCACATCTGTGCTCCGCTTGCCAGACTAAATTAGGATTATGAGACAAAGAGTACTGGTTGTGTTTGCAGTCATGATGAGCCTGACTGCCATTGGTGTATTTGGTCAAGCCAAGCCCATGAAATGGGGTAAGATCCCGATCGAAGACCTGCAAATGACTTCTTATGCAGCGGATTCCAATGCCAACGCTGTCATACTTGGTGAGTACGGTGAGATAACCGTTGACCAAACGGGACAGCTGAGTTACAATTATCATCTTCGCGTCAAGCTCTTGTCTGAGGCTGCATATGATGAATGGGGCACGTATCGGTTGTTCTATTTTAAAGGGAAATACGGCCAGCGTATTCGTAATGTTGAAGGCCAAACATTTGTATTGGATGCGAATGGCAAACCGAAGCGGCACAAGCTTGGCAAGAAGTCGGTTTTTAAAGAAAAACTGGACGATGATTACGAGCAATTGAACTTTACACTGCCGGCACTGGCGCCTGGCGCTGTTGTTGAATATCGGTACAAAATGATATCCGACTCCCCAATATTTCTACCTGATTGGGATTTCCAGCATAGTGAACCCACCCGCTGGTCAGAGATTCGCACCGATCTGTCGGACTTCTTCCAGTACGTGCGCGTAACAACAGTCTATAACTTCGCGATTGAAGAGCAGGATAAAAACATATCGCCAGGTGCCAACTCGATGGTCCATCGCTGGGCGATGAAAGATGTGCCGGCGCTTCGCGAGGAGCCTTTTGTTACTACGATCGAAGATCACAGACTGAAAATGGAATTTCAGCTGGCGCGATATTATACCAATGCCGGCATGACCAACTACATGAAAAGCTGGGGTGCACTTGCGGATGAGTTGCGTGCCAACTCGTATTATGGTCCTGCGTTCAAGCCTTCAAAAAATGTCCGTCGGAAAGCGGAAGAAATTACAGCTGGCATTACAAATCCCAAAGCCAAATTGCAGTCCATCTATGATTACGTGCAAACGAATCACACGTGGAATGGCAACTACAGCTATGTGCCGGAACGAGCACCCGCCGATGTCTTGAAATCAGACCGGGCGTCAAACGCAGAGCAAGCGTTGCTT encodes:
- a CDS encoding S41 family peptidase, which codes for MPTIASAMSRFIIIFILFFLASSCKSQVPADVKAVIDTVLDHAESASMYRNGVDWPALRGEVYSLAAEADSIPDLGPAIQHMLTTLGDEHGRFLYNYQHIAFYNGPEKPHLKGIDVDMYNQIQLGQTYAFGADLIAPGVGYVRIVGMPMGDNTQMSQDIQDAVCAQVAKGAEDWVVDLRYNGGGNMFPMVEGLAAIIGDGHVGGAVGLTPEENVTWHVVDGDFYYADQSVQLENACRYERLPKVAVLTSMYTASSGEVVAVVFKGREKTRFFGEPTHGLTTVNDWTPIDSLSVLMLSVSTYQSRDGVVHKSYVEADEHIPYHPNPLSDDDEGVKAALDWLKTDK
- a CDS encoding AraC family transcriptional regulator, whose translation is MDLLNTPERSAAHQPAPGIYVLPIVQATTATFSDLYIRDTALFFIENGSKRVMHAGGSELIGETGDVMVFPSDAVVMIENRTWSGADYRAVGITFDKTLVAQIFEHAAPGRTTQPVQVVSPTPGETDHMLNTVRNTTTDATLPTPIVTHRFLELLVWIKAMGVNLTAPVDDSPLGQVRALLETDLTHPWRSKEVADHFAMSEATMRRWLAQTGDSFSKILINSRLERGLSLLQTTAASISEIALNCGFKTPSHFSDSFKMRFGIPPKSIRDAKS
- a CDS encoding YbhB/YbcL family Raf kinase inhibitor-like protein; its protein translation is MSNKRFVVCLLLAGLFTTTVTAQDFTLSSNDISEGQQLAAAQVFQGFGCEGENISPQLSWSNAPAGTKSFVVTAYDPDAPTGSGWWHWNVVNIPADVMSLDAGAGGKNGMPEGASQLRNDYGTPGFGGACPPPGEVHRYQFTVYALGTMLELPPQPSNALAGFMTRANALASASITAVYTR
- a CDS encoding T9SS type A sorting domain-containing protein, whose product is MELFAPRVGVNTPKYDTAANITLPDDFVCNAVERIGAKSSALGGMAGYVQPAAMQALLRMEFATWENEAWQPAFAEQHVYNENGELSNTIFQGWIGNSWLNNSQVVFEYDARGLNLSKIWQEAEGESWRSYRRQVNTWNVLGELTETVREDWLDGNWIASRRDLMSYENGLLVEEVLQSLVDMRWQSAFRYTQAYDGQGRQVYSQSEYYDDLASKWVANGRGAVDYGDTYTEFSSQLWDSDARDWFTYSRAYVELNVRGNPVLDTRSWRDLKSAWIFVERVVYTYNDAGLTSERLVQRFRDAEWQNHGLYESTYDIDGNLISQSWSSWDSDENVWRRSSRRTYTYQSAAIENGAVQSLVSVALYPQPARNYVLFDVTLGKEPTQLVVAVYDMLGREVARLRDDPQAVGRLQIDWQPGQLAAGIYLVRVQAGQHVETKKLVLAN
- a CDS encoding META domain-containing protein; this encodes MSIQRTLHTNYLAMLPYKTTRTVLCFLCFAACLAALCFAGCTSVDNPPASTALAGTTWTITETSAPDTQTERPNAGDFTISFLVSGQVAGNEMCNACGGTYTLMGDKTVQIDVGCNEAGCGLWSTTYLVRAYPSGLYTYELNGEELVLNEVEQARKFILKRVPAPVL
- a CDS encoding DUF3857 and transglutaminase domain-containing protein; this translates as MRQRVLVVFAVMMSLTAIGVFGQAKPMKWGKIPIEDLQMTSYAADSNANAVILGEYGEITVDQTGQLSYNYHLRVKLLSEAAYDEWGTYRLFYFKGKYGQRIRNVEGQTFVLDANGKPKRHKLGKKSVFKEKLDDDYEQLNFTLPALAPGAVVEYRYKMISDSPIFLPDWDFQHSEPTRWSEIRTDLSDFFQYVRVTTVYNFAIEEQDKNISPGANSMVHRWAMKDVPALREEPFVTTIEDHRLKMEFQLARYYTNAGMTNYMKSWGALADELRANSYYGPAFKPSKNVRRKAEEITAGITNPKAKLQSIYDYVQTNHTWNGNYSYVPERAPADVLKSDRASNAEQALLMVALLRAVNIKANPVLISTRGHGRVKKEYPLLTQFNYLIAQADAGGYLYFLDATEENSPFDALPERALNSAGWMVAENRDEWIPVKSNLKYMQLNALEGKMNPDGSVNFDLSSSNGGYRALELRNALEGSDQSEFVLENIIEKTGEFELSDIAIANTDSLSKPLNVDVGVKINNYGMVAGDFIYFNPHAVSTWEENPLKLPQRTFPVDFSFPRDYVYSFRMEIPEGYTVHEQPGNVNYRLPLKGGAFRRTCITEGSTLVVQSRLTLTNATYSPKVYAELQEMYDRIVAAEADQVVLKKVAPGTGDE